TTCCAGATAGAAGGTCTCCATTCCTGGATTTATACACACATTCCACATTCGAACCCACTCACCCCACGAGATCGAACACAATGCAGAGCTGGGTGCGGAAGTAAAAGTATTCCTTCATGTGTATGATGTTGCAGGAGCTGTTTTTATCCTTCATCCGCAGGAAATCCAGCATTTTCGCTTCTCCTATCATAGCACtgaacatatattataaatattataaagcaATTTAACACAGTCGTGCACAATCAGATACTGTATAAACATAAAGTAATGTACAGAACTTTCACAGATGATGCGTACACAGTGGTTTTATCTTTTTGGTTTAATCTAAATGTAAGAAGAATCTAATCTAAAGATCACAAATTTAGGTTTGATAATTTGACCAAAGCCTGTTGTTTGCCTTATCTCCCAGCTTCTATTAATGTACTTCCtattatgagggatcttcaaaaagtttctgcacttttatatgttggttataagcggtgagggccGTCTGAAAGACGcctatagtccggatttagctccatctgatttccacctttttggacgctcagagaagctttaaggggaagaagattttcatgtgatgatgatgtgaaagcggcggcgcatcagtggctacgagctcaacccaAAACATTgtttgctgacggcattaaaaagtcggtacagcgctggaaaaatgcatcggaatgtgacgatgtagaaaagtcatttattttcgaaattcttaataaatagagttaaaaaagaaccctcgtataattatttatctattttttaatgcattaatgCATGTCtcttgcgttatgcttcctttctattggtgctgacccccgccccgattgaggacagcgagaccccctccgacacatgtgcagtaccgactgcatcttttcacctgcacaaggcgagttcatacgccgatcagctttgtgcacaaagagccacaccctgatcagcattattcctcgactctgtgctctgtgcagacgccatcaatcagccggcagaggtcgtaatttgctCAGTTATTAGGAATCCCTGTCTGGCTTTATCCTAttttatgaacaacagccaaacatttttcatatatatagcctcccagcccagccggatggcagagctgagattcgatatatatagatgtatttgaaatcccagctctggtgtcctaGCGGCCTTATAGATAAATCTGgtttatatttttacatggATACAGAAAAATCTCAGTTACTGTAAAATTCTAGGTTCCTTTAAATGTTTATCAGTTGGTGTCCAAACACTACAGCACTTTATAGCCCAGCAGCTATTTCTagatcttctagaccaggggtcatcaaactacggcccgatgccttaatttgaccggcccctttaaccacagcagcaatacatgttgtctggccactGTTCATCTTCGAATTTATTATAACGGgaaaaaataacagaggaaacaaaatctcagtagattatacggcagcgatccaacaGGTAGCGCtccaagcatgaggggagtgattggcgcatcaatagagagatgagtgaccgcagccactgaactgtgttgcaaagcagttaagtgggatttcgttatgaaaatcctcgtgtcctgtgttaatttcattaaagctaatgctcttaactacaggcagtttcaggaattcttgtctgagctgaagatgtgctttactgagatccgctggctgagtcggggcaagttttgaaatgttttaacgacctgctcccggagatcaacacatttatgcatccaaaatcaaaactcaaacacattgtttaatttttatgcttctttttccattgctccccgatctcaataaaacatgcactcaaagtaactaccgttttcgggagcatctacatctgtgtgcagactttttcgaagttgaaacaccttaaatctccaaccagatccagactcactgatcaacatttattagctattatgactggcagtaacaaatatggaacctgacgcttactctcatcaggcaaaagcaggctcacagttcacactgattttttaaggaaacactgtatgaggtaggataatggaaattattaaaataaatacaatttctgcattattattatgaactacaattatacaaagcccagacaatacatccagtatacatagtaaatagcttttttgggtgtgtttactatttcacctgcggtccggcccccccgaaacactgaagaacagtaatctggccctttggttaaaaagattgaggacccctgttctagacccaCATGATAAATCCAACAGATAAACACAAATGCCTGCTTAAGTTTGCAGAAAACATTTAATGAAATTCTTGGTATCCATATTTATGctcatttcaataaaaaaaaaccccgaAAGTCTTCTATCTGTGATCAAAACATTACCTGAGGAAtagaacataaataataatagagtctAATACTGTTACCTGTTGGAACTGATCACTTTAATAGCCACCTTCTCACTGGTCTTATGATCCAGACACTTGTAGACCTGCCCATAGCTTCCACTTCCAAGCATTTCCAGCACCTCGTAACGGTACGCAATATGATCGTACCTCAGCTGCAAACACACCAACCAAAACCAGTAAACAAACGTCTGATAATCCCTACCTACTGAACTAGATGAATTTGAATGAGCCGTTATGTTACGTTGGCCTTGTTGTCAGATTGCGGGTTCTGTGAGTCGGTGAGGAACCTGACAGCCTTCTTGGTTATGTGGCCTAAATACCAGATCTCAGAGTAATAAAGGATCTCGTCACGCTCGTTTTTGGTCATGTTTTTTCCATAGGAATTCAGCACAtctgagaaacacacacaatggTTAGTGGTTAACTGGATATTTGGTGGTGAAATATATGATAGAGGTGACTGTTAAACCTAAAGTTTTGCACCTTTGGGAGTGAGAGGGAACTGATTGGCCTCCGACTTGACGTTGGCAAGTTCCTGACGTATCTCCTTCTTTTTATTGAAATCTGGAGCCACCGGCCTCTGACCCTGTTTCCACAATCAAATGGTCaactttagtttagttttttgtcTATCTAGGACAAGTGAAGATCTTACGACAGCCAACAGCATGCCACAGTGCCATGTCAAGAAGTAGAATTTAATCAGACTGGTATGGGGAACCTTATGGGTATGAAGGTTATAGATAGAAGAAGATGATACGTACAGGACAACGCTTCTGCTGGACGGGAATGATTTTTGGCTGCTCCTTCTTGTTGATGTTGGGAAAAACTCCAAAGCCCTGGTGCTTTGCCTCGATCTTGTGGGTTGCCCTTGGTTTGGAATTCAGTGGTGGCAGAATGTCTGGAAGTTTGTTGCCCTTCTATATAATAAAGAGGAAGGTGAAGTGTTATTGAAATACATTCCAGTTTCCTGTTATAATTGTGAAATCTACTGTATATAGTTGTATAAATAGACTACTGATTGATCCCCTATCAATAAATTTTCGGAGCAAGCTGGGGGCATTTTAAACTGACTCTGTGTATTCCAGCTCTAAATTTGATAGCAAgttattaagaattgtaatttatattaatgtatatatttatttgtgtgtgtgtgttggcaaaACCATTGTGGCGGGTTTACCTGCTGCTTGAGGGGTCGATGTTCAGGCTTAATCTGCACTATGTTAAGCGGTGGAAGGGGTTTACGCTTCTCTCCCTGTAGAGGCAAAAAATAAATGAGgcctaaaacaccaccaccatcagacACAAACTTACACTTATTAAGGACAagaccagccccggttctggactgctttgcttaggggggcagtgaaACATAATGGGTGGGCATATAGAGTCCATCgtcaccacatccatcacagtgtggggcagcgctatcacaaaacatgacaccaagagactgcagcgcatcatcaagtctgcagagaggaccatcggtgtaaagctgcccacactgctggacctgcatgcctccagaaccaggaagcgtgcagagaaaatcatcactgacccgtctcaccctggtcatcacctgtttcggtgccttccatcaggccgacgcttcagccacatgaagacccgaacgaccaggctacagagaagcttttatccaaactccattacgctcatgaacaattgaacactactgtactgttaatactcgggacacttgcacatcaaaaactacctatttcatttatgtaatggcatacacaggattttcacctttacttccatttcatatttatatatttttatattttctatagtttttatattgcacaaaactgcacctttttaaaattacaatgtaaattgcacatgctaaatgtttacaatgttttctatgtttacaggtatgaatgtgtgtgttagagagagagtgagctgtgtgaataagattgtctgtattgtatttttcgtgcactgcaagcatctgtgtaaccaaaaacaaattccttgtatgtgtgagcatacttggccaataaagccagattctgattctgattctgattctgatatcgTTAGTCATATTTTTAAATGGCAAAATCAATTCCGTTGATTTTTTTGAAATCAGAAAACGATGCACTATAGGTTTTCCtacaatgtttgtttattaaatgcaaaattcacacaaaaaacatacagaaagctATCAAATAAGGTTAAGTCAGTTTTGCTCCAATATGTAAGCAAGCATAATGTATTAAGACAAAGACTGTTCTTAGTGGCACATCGGTCTCTATATTTTCTTGTAACTGGACATTTTAAGTGTGTTGTGACTTTTAGCCAGACGTTTATGTACCAATTTTCTTTGTCAATGTTTCTCACAAGACTCCCTAGTGAAGAAGGGGTAGTACCACTGATAAAAAGTCTTACCTGCTGCCACTGGGGCGGATGTATAGGCTTAATATGCTGTTTCTTGAGCCTTCGATTGAAACACTTAGGAAACACCTaaggaaacaaacaaaataaaagtacgAATTTGTACCAtaaacactgtattacattattttgCCATTTAAAGCCTGATTTATTTGAAGAAGGTGTGCTGGACAATATATGAACCCACAATCTGTAAAAACAGACCTCTATCTATTttctcggctgctcccgttaggggtcgccggcggatcgtgatccgcattattaatttggcacagtttttacacgacctgacacgaccctccctatttatccgggcctgagaccggcactacaatgcactggtttatgcaaacccacacagacatggggagaacatgcaaactctgcacagaaagaacccggaccgtcccacctggggatcgaacccaggaccttcttgctttgaggcgacagtgctacccaccgagccaccgtgccgcccattctGTAAAAATAGAGATCTGGATTTAAATACACAGAGGCACCTTTATGAGCACAGTGGGCCGTGAGCTATGATTGTATTTAGCGATGGTGACTTAAATGCTAAAGATATGTCAATgtaatatttaaacataaaattcttactttgacttcatttacttttatttgattttgctttattagtctttatttagtttatttagccTCTTCATTACGCGTGAACGCTATAGTGCGTCATTCCAGTTTCTTAGCAAGGGTCGGACTAGGAAATCAACCTTAAATATGTCATCAAATTCGCGAATAAATTTAAATTTGGGACAAATCCTTATTCTTATTCTTGTATAAAGTGCCTTTAGTGGAAGGTTCCGCCGACTTCGCTGCAACAAAGAGCGCTAGAGgaagtcatttctgcccacagcTGTGGCAACCTATAATAactctcactggtgcaagaGAAGGACGCAGAACCTATAACACCCACGAAAGACAATTAAACTTTCAATTTGCACATGGTACTGCTCTATTTGCACAGTTTTAAATTGCACAACGTACGTAACTGcacctttctttttttatattcttttttttaattttctttataaatactttatatttttagattttatatcttacttgTATTTACTTTTCTGTCTTAATTTTTTGATTCTTTCATTtacctcattgtaatgtcattgtgtgatgtttgtaataattgtaattgctgctgctacaccacaatttcccttcggggataaataaagtactcaatcaatcaatcaatcaatcaatcaataagcAGGTTATACCACAGAGGAGTGTTTACCTGCTGCTGGCCGGGCTGACACGCAGGCTTAATCTGTGTGATGTTAAGCGGTGGTAGGGCATCACACTTCACAATCTGTAAAGGCAAAGAAACAGATCTGAGTCCTCACACACCGTCAGTGTCATTCATACACAAGCTCACATACACTGGATTTGTCTTTTTGTGCAATTTCTTGGGTTGAATTGGATACAACTGTCGTTTTTACACATCAGTTTACTCATAATCACCTATAATGACGACCCTGTCCATGCATGATGCTTCCAgtaccatgtttcactgtaggaatGGTTTAACCAGATGATGTGCAATGCACCGTGTTCTGCCCAACAAGTTTAATTTTTGTCCCATCAGACAAGAGAACCTCATTCATGTTGATTTATGAGTCCTTGACATGCCGTttactaatattatatttatatttactgcgATCGATTTTCTcctttgcacctttcactgattacagtctggatggtcttttacCACAGTATACATTTCCATGTCTCCTTCAGGCCACCAGCAGTGGGTTCATGCCCAGAGAGCCCGGCCCCATGCCCTTGACAAAGAACAGCTAGAAGAGGAGAGTCGATTCCTTGTGATTGTCCCAGTGCTACTGAGATGATGTTAAATATTAAGGTAAAGGCCTAACACATCACCTGGTTATGACCAATTAAAATTTGTtcatgctggtcagggttgcagcaggtccagttcaaCCAAGTGACCACAAGGCACCAATCCACATTCCACCACAAATTACAAAGAAAGCCAAGCATGTAGAATTAGGCAGCTAAAACAATACTCCCCACAGTCATGGTAGAGACAGTATGAACAtggcatgcaaactccacacagataggacccagactgccccacctgaggattaaacccaggacctttttgctgtgaggtgacgagtttatttgtatagcacctttcatacacagtggcaattcaaagtgcttttcatagggaaaaatacattaattaaaagcattaaaacattcctaagatctagaacctcaaagacttcttgcaaacatttagttacaattaagacaacatgaaattcaaacaagagagataaaaaattaagaacatgaaagactaaaagaaaatatccagtagtaaaatataccctacaatttagggaatatgaaattaagataagcaattaagaacatgaaaactaaaagaaaatatagtaaaatataaatatagtaaaatgagggtaatagtaaaAATTTCAAGctcaaagaaaaaatgaaaagtttttaacctggatttaaacatttctacatttgaggaacattTAATATCTcttggcagtctgttccagttatatgcagcccaacagctaaatgctgcttcaccgtgtttagtttggactctgggctcaactagctgacctgagtccatggatttatattctctaaacatatctgagatgtattctgggctttatttatttatttattaggattttaacatcatgttttacactttggttacattcatacggcttacacaagattcatcagttcacaagtttaatgtcaaacacagtcttggacaattttgtatctccaattcacctcacttgcacgtctttgtactttgcagggaaacccacacagacacagggagaacatgctaactccacacagataggacccagACTACACCcagacttcttgctgtgaggtgacagcactaaAGCCGATCATTTATAATTAGGCAGCTACAACAataatccccacagacatggtAATTACTATTAAGCTTAAAGCAAGCATCAATTAAGACACAGAACACCTAATTATAGCAAGATTAATAAGTGACCACATACATGGCCCTCAGGTACCAATCAAGTCATAGTGGGTGTTTTTGTGACCCCTAATGCTCATCTAGTCCACATATAAACAACAGCACCAAAtgttttatatcatttaaaCATGATAAAATGGTTTCAGACACTACAATATTTCGAAATTCACTGATTTGACTTATTAACTGTAATAAATCAGAGGGTGTGTCTGAtcactcacttaatcactcagGTCATCAGATTAGAATGGATTAAAAACGTTCACTTACATTTTTATCTGGTTTGGAAAACATTTCTTCAAGCACACTGATCACTATTCACTGTATTAATGTAATCTGACGATCTCAGCTCGTCTTTACTCTGTGTGTCTCCGCGATAGAATCAAAATGAGTTCATATGAGTGTTCCATCAGCGCATCTGCACATTGTTACGTGTACTGGTGACGTCACAATAGCGCACGGTCAGCGCTGGTACATAAACGAGgcgctgcagtgtgtgtgtgtgtgtgtgtgtgtgtgtgtgtgagtgtgtgcgtgtgtgtgtggagtaaTGCTGAGGTGCTGAGAAGCACCTGTATCAGTAACCAtgttcattaaataaatgtcCTCTTTATTACTGAATATACAGGCCAGAACCAGGGTCAGTAACTAGTGACTTAAAACCCCTTATAAATTACAACCAGAGGCTGTTTTGAAAGATACTTTGGGAATAAGGGAttgattttatgttttatacagTCAGGCAGGACCGTATTTTCAATTAACCCCTTGTTTCTGTATTAATTAGAGCATTTAACTAAGCACAACGTAACGGTAACATGCCAGTTATATTATAACATCAGCTATATTAAACCAGTCGTAATAAGCTTATGATAGAGATATATACTTTATTCATCCCGAGGGAAATCATTGCACTCCAGTAGGTTAACATGCAAAAGAAGAAAGgagaaactaatacaaatacaaaccaAATAAATCAGGTGTAGCGAATGTACAAcatgcatatatacaatatTATATGGTATGCAAAAAAGTGTAAGTGTaattgtgcatctggtacattaataataacagaagcagtagtgtatctattcttataaactatatatacagatatataagtataaatatagaaataaagataTCGTTACagttatacatacagtgtatcacaaaagtgagtacacccctcacatttctgcaaatatttcattatatcttttcatgggacaacactatagacatgaaacttggatataacttagagtagtcagtgtacagcttgtatagcagtgtagatttactgtcttctgaaaataactcaacacacagccattaatgtctaaatagctgcaacataagtgagtacaccccacagtgaacatgtcctaattgtgcccaaatgtgtcgttgtccctccctggtgtcatgtgtcaaggtcccaggagtaaatggggagcagggcttttaaatttggtgttttgggtacaattctctcatactggccactggatattcaacatggcacctcatggcaaagaactctctgaggatgtgagaaatagaattgttgctctccacaaagatggcctgggctataagaagattgctaacaccctgaaactgagctacagcacggtggccaaggtcatacagcggttttccaggacaggttccactcggaacaggcttcgccagggtcgaccaaagaagttgagtccacgtgttcggcgtcatatccagaggttggctttaaaaaatagacacatgagtgctgccagcattgctgcagaggttgaagacgtgggaggtcagcctgtcagtgctcagaccatacgccgcacactgcatcaactcggtctgcatggtcgtcatcccagaaggaagctgacgcacaagaaagcccgcaaacagtttgctgaagacaagcagtccaagaacatggattactggaatgccctgtggtctgacgagaccaagataaacttgtttggctcagatggtgtccagcatgtgtggcggcgccctggtgagaagtaccaagacaactgtatcttgcctacagtcaagca
The Trichomycterus rosablanca isolate fTriRos1 chromosome 12, fTriRos1.hap1, whole genome shotgun sequence genome window above contains:
- the LOC134324076 gene encoding dual specificity tyrosine-phosphorylation-regulated kinase 4-like, with product METLGARQAHAPPDRAPIHHGASVPSDVMTVMPVKMPDRREIRTQNSSWIVKCDALPPLNITQIKPACQPGQQQVFPKCFNRRLKKQHIKPIHPPQWQQGEKRKPLPPLNIVQIKPEHRPLKQQKGNKLPDILPPLNSKPRATHKIEAKHQGFGVFPNINKKEQPKIIPVQQKRCPGQRPVAPDFNKKKEIRQELANVKSEANQFPLTPKDVLNSYGKNMTKNERDEILYYSEIWYLGHITKKAVRFLTDSQNPQSDNKANLRYDHIAYRYEVLEMLGSGSYGQVYKCLDHKTSEKVAIKVISSNSAMIGEAKMLDFLRMKDKNSSCNIIHMKEYFYFRTQLCIVFDLVGQNLYNLLKKNKFKGLSLGQVRNIAQELLKCLRLLEKEKIIHGDLKPENIVLSPDKPSGIKVIDFGFSCFEHQQEYPCIGTQYYCAPEVMVRKRYTTAIDMWSLACILCELYTGEPLFYGEDETYQMSCMMEVLGKPPSDFVSSRRELFFDCKGRPIKTEDHDGRQRVPGSQDLASVLNTDNELFLDFIKRCLTWDPKMRLMAKEALQHKWIQQGRH